The following are from one region of the Deinococcota bacterium genome:
- the purF gene encoding amidophosphoribosyltransferase gives MTDRDEAFDLDSKLDFEPHDDKPREECGVFAVHLAEPADIASLCHLGLFALQHRGQESCGICVASGDEIVIEKDMGLVSEVFTEERLSKLRLAGARTGLGHTRYSTTGSSLRFNAQPLTVRSNKGIIALAHNGNFTNAKGMRNEMLEDGAVFQTTNDSEVMINLIARYSQLTLEEATARVMGELSGGFAVVLMNRSKIIGLRDANGVRPLVIGRIAKDGSSGYVFASEPSALQVIGAEMVRDVRPGELVVADDDGLHSRQVLTPKPTPCAFEWIYFARGDSVLDGADVHASRIRMGERLAQEAPVDADLVIGVPDSGLPAAIGYARASGIPYDMGLYKSPYAGRTFINPNQRLRELKVRLKLAATAAVRGKRVVLVDDSIVRGTTSGRIVQLLREAGATEVHFRVSSPPIRYPCYYGIDTAARKELVAAESSVEEIRKLIGADSLYYISEAGLARSIRLATTCLACFTGDYPAGQPGEESEEEGTKLPLLDLAGVT, from the coding sequence ATGACAGACCGGGACGAAGCGTTCGACCTTGACTCAAAGCTTGACTTTGAGCCACACGATGACAAACCGCGCGAGGAGTGCGGCGTCTTCGCCGTTCACCTCGCCGAGCCCGCGGATATCGCCTCGCTCTGCCACCTGGGCCTGTTTGCCTTGCAGCACCGCGGCCAGGAGTCCTGCGGCATCTGCGTCGCCAGCGGCGACGAGATCGTCATCGAAAAGGACATGGGCCTCGTCTCCGAGGTCTTTACCGAAGAGCGGCTGAGCAAGCTGAGGTTGGCGGGCGCGCGCACCGGTCTCGGCCACACCCGTTACTCGACCACCGGCTCGTCCCTGCGCTTCAACGCCCAGCCGCTCACGGTGCGTTCGAACAAGGGCATTATCGCCCTGGCGCACAACGGCAACTTCACCAATGCCAAGGGGATGCGCAACGAGATGCTCGAAGACGGCGCGGTTTTTCAGACGACCAACGACAGTGAGGTGATGATCAACCTCATCGCCCGCTACAGCCAGCTCACGCTCGAGGAGGCCACCGCGCGGGTGATGGGCGAGCTTTCCGGGGGCTTCGCCGTCGTCCTCATGAACCGCTCCAAGATAATCGGCCTACGCGATGCGAACGGGGTGCGCCCGCTGGTCATCGGCAGGATAGCCAAGGACGGCTCGAGCGGCTACGTCTTCGCCTCGGAGCCCTCGGCGCTACAGGTCATCGGCGCCGAGATGGTGCGCGACGTGAGGCCGGGCGAGCTGGTGGTGGCGGACGACGACGGCCTCCACTCCCGGCAGGTGCTGACGCCCAAGCCCACCCCCTGCGCCTTCGAGTGGATCTACTTCGCGCGCGGCGACTCGGTCTTGGACGGCGCCGACGTGCACGCCTCGCGCATCCGCATGGGCGAGAGGCTGGCGCAGGAGGCACCGGTGGACGCCGACCTGGTCATCGGCGTGCCCGACTCGGGTCTGCCCGCCGCTATCGGCTACGCGAGGGCTTCGGGCATCCCCTACGACATGGGCCTCTACAAGTCGCCTTATGCCGGCCGCACCTTCATCAACCCCAACCAGCGCCTGCGCGAGCTCAAGGTCAGGCTCAAGCTGGCGGCGACGGCGGCGGTCAGAGGCAAGCGCGTGGTGCTGGTGGACGACTCGATCGTGCGCGGGACCACCTCGGGGCGCATCGTGCAGCTCTTGCGCGAGGCGGGCGCGACCGAGGTGCATTTCCGGGTTTCGAGCCCGCCGATTCGCTACCCCTGCTACTACGGCATCGACACGGCCGCGCGCAAGGAGCTCGTCGCCGCCGAGAGCAGCGTCGAGGAGATTCGCAAGCTCATCGGCGCGGACTCGCTCTACTACATCTCCGAAGCGGGTCTGGCCCGTTCCATCAGGCTCGCCACCACCTGCCTCGCCTGCTTTACCGGCGACTACCCGGCGGGGCAGCCTGGCGAGGAGTCGGAAGAGGAAGGTACGAAACTGCCGCTCCTTGACTTGGCCGGTGTAACCTAA